One stretch of Oncorhynchus tshawytscha isolate Ot180627B linkage group LG21, Otsh_v2.0, whole genome shotgun sequence DNA includes these proteins:
- the LOC112220640 gene encoding zinc finger protein 436, which yields MSTNMQAHLSVQTQLASIMDVLARAAVDEISQLFSESSADLQLEISRSYKENEALKMRMKVMKNELFTLRLQRASTPRGSRFSFSRTLCRPRGKLADKTPEHQTSIYSRDDAPITIGEEEIPSTVKKECADVESPDVILIKDEEGPEDDFGGCGPDAGHDDICGENVTMVTPQAEHATQRLGHDEGPYSMNDPHGHGRGEGALCSVTSTENYPFFRAPELPQSLPSHSGLLPDHTISHQIQLNTHSIGEPLQGNPQMRGLQSDRGGLPRGDTGGRGLKIVQVASLETTPTTPTTTMVTGGVTVRRPSLVNQFQRHHVPHGTKPLFCSDCGKRFSRRLDLIRHRAVHTGEKPVICNLCGNSFVNKTTLRVHMRIHTGEKPYMCSLCGKGFTQNGSLTIHLRTHSGEKPYSCSHCGASFNNPSNLRRHMVTHPEQAGTLTL from the exons ATGTCAACAAACATGCAGGCTCATCTGTCTGTACAGACACAACTTGCCTCGATAATGGACGTGCTTGCTAGAGCAGCCGTTGACGAGATAAGTCAACTCTTTTCCGAGAGCTCGGCTGATTTGCAGTTGGAGATTTCTCGCAGCTACAAAGAAAACGAAGCTCTGAAAATGAGGATGAAGGTGATGAAGAACGAGCTTTTCACCCTGCGACTACAAAGGGCGAGTACACCGCGGGGCAGTCGCTTTTCTTTCAGCAGAACTTTATGCAGGCCTCGGGGGAAACTCGCAG ATAAGACACCTGAGCACCAGACATCCATTTACAGCAGGGATGATGCCCCAATTACAATAGGGGAAGAGGAGATACCATCCACAGTCAAAAAAGAG TGTGCAGATGTGGAGAGTCCAGATGTCATCTTGATAAAAGATGAGGAGGGTCCTGAGGATGACTTTGGAGGATGTGGGCCAGATGCAG GTCATGACGATATTTGTGGTGAGAATGTTACCATGGTGACACCACAGGCGGAACATGCCACCCAGAGACTAGGTCACGATGAGGGACCATACAGCATGAATGACCCTCACGGTCATGGTCGAGGTGAAGGAGCGCTGTGCAGCGTGACCAGTACTGAGAACTACCCTTTCTTCAGAGCCCCAGAACTACCTCAGAGTTTGCCCTCACACTCTGGTCTGCTGCCAGACCACACAATCAGCCATCAGATACAGCTGAACACTCATTCTATTGGGGAACCACTGCAAGGCAACCCCCAAATGAGGGGCTtgcagagtgacagagggggtCTGCCGAGAGGGGATACAGGAGGACGGGGTCTGAAAATCGTACAGGTAGCTTCCCTAGAAACCACCCCAACGACCCCAACAACAACCATGGTAACAGGGGGTGTGACTGTGAGGCGCCCTAGTCTTGTAAACCAGTTCCAGCGCCACCACGTCCCCCATGGTACCAAGCCGTTGTTCTGTAGCGACTGTGGGAAGCGCTTCTCTCGCCGGCTTGACTTGATCCGCCACCGAGcggtccacacaggagagaagcctgtCATATGCAACCTGTGTGGGAACTCGTTTGTCAACAAGACGACACTGAGGGTCCACATGCGTATTCATACAGGGGAGAAACCTTACATGTGCTCCCTGTGTGGGAAGGGTTTCACCCAGAATGGCAGCCTGACCATCCATCTGAGGACCCACTCtggggagaaaccctacagctgctCCCACTGTGGAGCCTCTTTCAACAACCCCAGCAACCTGCGCAGACACATGGTCACACACCCAGAGCAGGCAGGGACGCTGACACTCTGA